One genomic segment of Gemmatimonadota bacterium includes these proteins:
- a CDS encoding amidohydrolase/deacetylase family metallohydrolase has product MYDLIIKGGHVIDPENGISGSRDVAVDGGLIAAVEHDIPAEHGRKVARVHGHYVTPGLIDIHMHAYGGYRGWVFPDAHVLPNGVTTVLDTGGAGWKKFEDFKDTVIADSTTRVLALINIVGAGMEGAVEQDVSEMDPVPCGDMIARYPEHVVGSKTAHFGGPGWEAVDGAVEAARRSGTIAMIDFAPKPTRSYRDLLLKKLSPGDIHTHLYAQHIPLLDENGRVNDYVREARDKGILFDLGHGGGSFWFRIAVPAIEQGFLPDTISTDLHKYSALMPNASMNTTMSKCLNMGMTLEDVIMRSTRNPARAIRRPELGTLSIGAEADVAVLELEYGEFGFVDSGHARMRGDRRLRCLLTVRGGEVVWDLNGLTRPDWDKAGDYIRTE; this is encoded by the coding sequence ATGTACGATTTGATCATCAAAGGCGGCCACGTCATCGATCCGGAGAACGGCATCAGCGGAAGCCGGGACGTCGCCGTCGACGGCGGCCTGATCGCGGCGGTGGAGCACGACATCCCGGCGGAACACGGCCGAAAGGTCGCCCGCGTCCACGGCCATTACGTCACGCCCGGGTTGATCGACATCCACATGCATGCCTACGGCGGTTACCGGGGATGGGTATTCCCGGACGCCCACGTGCTCCCCAACGGGGTGACCACGGTGCTGGATACCGGGGGCGCGGGCTGGAAGAAGTTCGAAGACTTCAAGGACACGGTCATCGCGGATTCCACAACCCGGGTCCTGGCGCTGATCAACATCGTGGGCGCCGGCATGGAAGGCGCCGTGGAGCAGGACGTTTCGGAGATGGACCCGGTACCCTGCGGGGACATGATCGCCCGGTACCCGGAGCACGTCGTCGGGTCCAAGACCGCCCATTTCGGCGGACCGGGCTGGGAGGCGGTGGACGGCGCCGTCGAGGCGGCCCGCCGAAGCGGCACCATCGCCATGATCGATTTTGCGCCGAAGCCGACCCGGAGCTACCGGGACCTGCTGCTGAAGAAGTTGAGCCCCGGCGACATACACACGCACCTCTACGCGCAGCACATACCCCTGCTGGACGAAAACGGCCGGGTGAACGACTACGTCCGGGAAGCCCGGGACAAGGGCATCCTGTTCGACCTGGGCCACGGCGGCGGCAGCTTCTGGTTCCGCATCGCCGTGCCGGCCATCGAGCAGGGCTTTCTGCCGGATACCATCAGCACGGACCTCCACAAGTACAGCGCCCTGATGCCGAACGCGAGCATGAACACGACCATGTCGAAATGCCTGAACATGGGGATGACCCTGGAGGACGTGATCATGCGCTCCACGCGAAACCCCGCCCGGGCCATCCGGCGCCCCGAACTGGGTACGCTGAGCATCGGCGCGGAGGCGGACGTCGCCGTGCTGGAACTGGAATACGGAGAGTTCGGTTTCGTGGACTCGGGCCATGCGCGCATGCGCGGCGACCGCCGGCTGAGGTGCCTGCTGACGGTGCGGGGCGGCGAGGTGGTCTGGGATCTGAACGGCCTGACGCGGCCGGACTGGGACAAGGCGGGCGACTACATAAGGACCGAGTGA
- a CDS encoding peptide transporter gives MSDTSREQQEQREQRDQAATTAGQDDQWQIVPDSLPYEDGFSSRIIWAAFFVGLVMLPGAIYLELVTGKSFAGAAEWVTIIMFIEIGKRLFIKLKPQEAIILYWLAAGLAATGLGASGMAAGSSVHGAPFAKMIWFQYLIQSPQADGLAQLLPQWVSPPRGSDSLITRTLFSMEWMEPILLAVLVSILGLVNALSLGYVLFRITADTERLPFPLAPVQAAGATALAESSAGEETWRWRLFTVGAMIGLGWGILYVVVPTVSGVVLTKGVEVFPIPFADFTPRVRDVLPASPIGIGTDMATLLVGFVLPFWIVVGTFISSFVVTFIANPALYHFGLLHSWAPGMSTIPTSINNTIDFWLSFSSIGTSLVIGLIGLVAFARALKRDPDGTSGVQGPRRPPPERGDFRLPIPIALWALSTLCFIALVYYLEPTFPVWISVVFGFLWTPFFSYIGARMIGLTGSPYGSSFPYAREGSFYLSGYKGVAIWFAPVPLFDHSGVVATFRQLELTRTRFPSLVKLYILSLLLLIVFSFLFYALIWKLAPIPSAAYPFVEKMWPLQATMETIWIKSTLPGGSDVIGQLIKWEYIGAGMGFTVALYGVLSLLKAPPLLFYGLVAGLGTGAWIHYTLPTFIGAMLGRFYFGRRYGEKRWRAYAPVILAGYGCGLGLIGMAAVSLVLIAKSTSQILF, from the coding sequence ATGAGTGACACCAGCCGGGAACAGCAGGAACAGCGGGAGCAGCGCGACCAGGCCGCGACGACCGCCGGACAGGACGACCAGTGGCAGATCGTGCCGGACAGCCTGCCCTACGAGGACGGGTTCAGCAGCCGGATCATCTGGGCCGCCTTCTTCGTCGGGCTGGTCATGCTGCCCGGGGCGATCTACCTGGAACTGGTGACCGGAAAGAGTTTCGCGGGCGCCGCGGAATGGGTCACCATCATCATGTTCATCGAGATCGGGAAGCGCCTGTTCATCAAGCTGAAGCCCCAGGAAGCCATCATCCTCTACTGGCTTGCCGCCGGGTTGGCGGCGACGGGCCTGGGCGCCAGCGGCATGGCGGCCGGATCGTCGGTGCACGGCGCGCCTTTTGCCAAGATGATCTGGTTCCAATATCTGATCCAGTCCCCCCAGGCGGACGGCCTGGCCCAGCTTCTGCCCCAGTGGGTATCGCCGCCCAGGGGTTCCGACTCCCTGATCACCCGGACCCTCTTCTCCATGGAGTGGATGGAGCCCATCCTGCTGGCCGTCCTCGTGTCCATCCTCGGCCTGGTCAACGCCCTTTCGCTGGGATACGTGCTCTTCCGCATCACGGCCGACACCGAGCGCCTGCCCTTTCCCCTGGCGCCCGTGCAGGCGGCCGGCGCCACCGCGCTGGCGGAATCGTCGGCGGGCGAGGAGACCTGGCGCTGGCGCCTGTTTACCGTCGGCGCCATGATCGGCCTGGGCTGGGGCATACTCTACGTGGTCGTCCCGACGGTATCGGGCGTGGTGCTGACCAAGGGCGTCGAGGTCTTCCCCATTCCCTTCGCGGACTTCACGCCGCGGGTCCGGGACGTATTGCCCGCGTCGCCTATCGGCATCGGCACGGACATGGCCACGCTCCTGGTGGGTTTCGTCCTGCCCTTCTGGATCGTGGTCGGCACCTTCATCAGTTCCTTCGTGGTCACCTTCATCGCCAATCCGGCTCTCTACCATTTCGGCCTGTTGCACAGCTGGGCGCCGGGGATGAGCACCATCCCCACTTCCATTAACAACACCATCGATTTCTGGCTTAGTTTCTCTTCCATCGGCACTTCGCTGGTCATCGGCCTGATCGGCCTGGTGGCCTTCGCCCGCGCCCTGAAACGAGACCCGGACGGCACGTCGGGCGTCCAGGGACCCCGCCGGCCGCCGCCGGAACGGGGTGATTTCAGGCTGCCCATACCCATCGCGCTCTGGGCGTTGTCTACCCTGTGCTTCATCGCTCTGGTCTACTACCTCGAACCCACGTTCCCGGTATGGATCTCCGTGGTTTTCGGGTTCCTGTGGACGCCCTTCTTCTCCTACATCGGCGCGCGCATGATCGGCCTCACGGGCTCGCCTTACGGATCGTCCTTCCCCTACGCGAGGGAGGGCTCCTTCTACCTGTCGGGCTACAAGGGCGTGGCCATCTGGTTCGCGCCGGTTCCGCTCTTCGATCACAGCGGGGTGGTCGCGACCTTCCGGCAGTTGGAACTCACCCGAACGCGATTCCCAAGCCTGGTCAAACTGTATATATTGAGCCTGTTGCTGCTCATTGTGTTCAGTTTCCTGTTCTACGCCCTGATCTGGAAACTGGCGCCCATACCGTCCGCGGCCTATCCCTTCGTCGAGAAGATGTGGCCGCTGCAGGCGACGATGGAAACGATCTGGATCAAGTCGACCCTGCCGGGCGGATCGGATGTGATCGGGCAACTCATCAAGTGGGAATACATCGGCGCCGGGATGGGGTTCACGGTGGCCCTGTACGGGGTCCTGAGCCTGCTCAAGGCGCCGCCGTTGCTATTCTATGGCCTGGTCGCGGGACTGGGCACCGGTGCCTGGATACACTACACGCTGCCCACGTTCATCGGAGCGATGCTGGGCCGGTTCTATTTCGGGCGGCGGTACGGAGAGAAAAGGTGGCGCGCCTACGCGCCGGTGATCCTGGCCGGGTACGGGTGCGGCCTGGGACTCATCGGCATGGCGGCTGTCTCCCTGGTGCTGATCGCCAAGTCCACGTCCCAGATCCTGTTCTGA
- a CDS encoding dehydrogenase, with protein MSDDFRVALVADLRGPDGGVVFDNFGVDLLDEAGLFHAFLEEDRWPVTPDQLEDFDAVISMGQPYTQDSFAGSERLALIARTGVGYDMIDMDAATEADVMVTITPEATRRPVASATMALMLGLCHRVTIKDAIVRNDDWDIRFDHMGCEIRGRVVGLIGMGMIGREVSRMLAPFEPSEILVSDPVVTADEAAQLGVTLVDRETLLKRSTFVTIHCPLNDHTRYLIGARELRMMREDAYLVNTARGAIVDQKALEQALQEGWIAGAAIDVFEQEPPDADDPLLSLPNVILAPHASCWTYELFRDIGHDCMKAALAVSRGEEPPYVVNREVLERPGLRRKLEKFNG; from the coding sequence ATGTCCGATGATTTCCGCGTAGCCCTGGTCGCCGACCTGCGGGGTCCCGACGGCGGGGTCGTGTTCGACAATTTCGGCGTCGACCTGCTGGACGAAGCCGGGCTCTTCCATGCCTTCCTGGAAGAGGACCGGTGGCCCGTCACCCCGGATCAGCTCGAGGATTTCGACGCGGTGATCTCCATGGGCCAGCCCTACACGCAAGACTCCTTTGCCGGGAGCGAGCGCCTGGCGCTCATCGCCCGGACGGGCGTGGGCTACGACATGATCGATATGGACGCCGCGACGGAGGCGGACGTCATGGTGACGATCACGCCGGAGGCCACGCGCAGGCCGGTGGCCAGCGCCACGATGGCCCTCATGCTCGGTCTGTGTCACCGGGTGACGATCAAGGACGCCATCGTGCGGAACGACGACTGGGACATACGTTTCGATCACATGGGATGCGAGATCCGGGGCCGCGTGGTCGGCCTGATCGGCATGGGAATGATCGGCCGCGAGGTGTCGCGCATGCTGGCGCCCTTCGAACCATCGGAGATCCTCGTCTCCGACCCCGTCGTGACCGCGGATGAGGCCGCACAACTGGGCGTTACGCTGGTGGACCGGGAGACACTGCTCAAACGAAGCACTTTCGTCACCATTCATTGTCCGTTGAACGATCACACCCGGTACCTGATCGGTGCGCGTGAGCTGCGCATGATGCGGGAGGACGCCTACCTCGTCAACACGGCGCGTGGCGCCATCGTAGACCAGAAAGCACTGGAGCAGGCGTTGCAGGAAGGCTGGATCGCAGGCGCGGCCATTGACGTATTCGAGCAGGAACCGCCAGACGCCGACGATCCCCTGCTGTCCCTGCCAAATGTCATCCTGGCGCCTCACGCTTCGTGCTGGACCTACGAGTTGTTTCGCGATATCGGACACGACTGCATGAAGGCGGCCCTGGCCGTCTCCCGTGGAGAAGAGCCTCCCTACGTGGTCAACCGGGAAGTACTCGAACGGCCCGGCTTGAGGAGGAAACTGGAAAAGTTCAACGGATAA
- a CDS encoding Ldh family oxidoreductase: MPVISPEKLHRIGCEVMEAAGCTADDARSVVDHLVDSNLFGHDSHGAIRIPEYVKAIKDEGRFKARADVRILMESPCTAVVDNGGALGQVGGTVAMQLAMKKARAHGTATVSLRRTSHVGRVGAYPLMAAREGLIGLAFVNAGRFGRQIPPFGGIDGRISTNPIAFSAPRRNDDPVMVDLTTSVVAEGKVRVAANKGVRVPEGWLIDHEGNPTTDPTVIKGPPPNGAILPMGGIVAHKGYSLGLLVEILGGTLSGQGCAQGEQTVSSNGVLFTVYDISFFTDLDWYYEEVEGMIRHVKASRTAPGFDEILIPGEPEFRLAAKRRQEGISIDDTTWQQMKEAGTRVGLDPEHW; encoded by the coding sequence ATGCCAGTAATTTCCCCAGAGAAACTGCATCGAATCGGCTGTGAGGTGATGGAGGCAGCCGGCTGTACGGCGGACGATGCCCGCAGCGTGGTGGACCACCTCGTGGATTCCAATCTCTTCGGCCACGATTCTCACGGCGCCATCCGGATCCCGGAATACGTCAAGGCCATCAAGGACGAGGGCCGGTTCAAGGCCAGAGCGGACGTGCGAATCCTGATGGAGAGTCCTTGTACGGCCGTGGTGGACAACGGAGGCGCGCTCGGCCAGGTGGGCGGAACCGTCGCCATGCAACTGGCCATGAAGAAGGCGAGAGCGCACGGCACGGCCACGGTTTCGCTAAGGCGCACCAGCCACGTGGGGCGCGTGGGCGCTTATCCGCTCATGGCGGCCCGGGAGGGCCTGATCGGACTGGCCTTCGTCAACGCGGGCCGGTTCGGACGCCAGATCCCGCCCTTCGGCGGTATCGACGGACGCATCAGCACCAATCCCATTGCTTTCTCGGCCCCCCGCAGGAACGACGACCCCGTCATGGTAGACCTGACCACTTCCGTCGTCGCAGAAGGCAAGGTGCGTGTCGCCGCGAACAAGGGCGTTCGGGTTCCCGAGGGCTGGTTGATCGACCACGAAGGAAATCCCACCACGGACCCGACCGTGATCAAGGGCCCGCCGCCCAACGGCGCCATCCTGCCCATGGGCGGCATCGTCGCCCACAAGGGCTACAGCCTGGGGCTGCTCGTAGAGATCCTGGGCGGCACGCTGAGCGGACAGGGATGCGCGCAGGGCGAGCAGACCGTATCGAGCAACGGGGTGCTCTTCACCGTTTACGATATCTCTTTCTTTACCGATCTGGACTGGTACTACGAGGAAGTCGAAGGAATGATCCGCCACGTGAAAGCCAGCCGTACAGCACCGGGATTCGACGAGATCCTCATACCGGGCGAACCGGAGTTCCGACTGGCGGCGAAGCGACGTCAGGAAGGGATCAGCATCGACGACACCACCTGGCAGCAGATGAAGGAAGCCGGGACGCGGGTCGGCCTGGACCCCGAGCACTGGTAA
- a CDS encoding DUF2911 domain-containing protein, translating into MLRITRMIGGLVLAMALTSLGGIADAQTTMPAGGEGSDPGRGMAEVTLSGGKVSIDYGRPEMKGRDMLAMAPAGFVWRFGSNKSTTFTSEADLMFGDQTLAMGSYSAWIKHVEGDSWSLIFNSEVGIWGAPGASRENDVLEVPLSYSTGDESVERLTVELKDSDGKGKLSVSWGTHRLKGSFAAK; encoded by the coding sequence ATGCTTCGCATTACCCGTATGATCGGCGGCCTGGTCCTTGCCATGGCCCTTACTTCCCTGGGCGGGATCGCCGATGCCCAGACGACGATGCCCGCAGGCGGTGAAGGATCGGACCCCGGCCGGGGCATGGCGGAAGTCACGCTGTCGGGAGGCAAGGTATCCATCGATTACGGCCGTCCCGAAATGAAGGGCAGGGACATGCTCGCCATGGCGCCGGCGGGATTCGTCTGGCGATTCGGCAGCAACAAATCCACGACCTTCACGTCGGAAGCCGACCTGATGTTCGGTGATCAGACCCTGGCCATGGGTTCCTACAGCGCATGGATCAAGCACGTGGAAGGCGATTCGTGGTCGCTCATCTTCAACAGTGAGGTGGGGATCTGGGGCGCACCGGGCGCCAGCCGGGAGAACGACGTGCTGGAAGTACCGCTGAGTTACAGCACGGGCGACGAATCGGTGGAGCGGCTCACCGTGGAGCTCAAGGATTCGGATGGGAAGGGAAAGCTGTCCGTTTCGTGGGGAACCCACCGGCTCAAGGGCAGTTTCGCCGCCAAGTAG
- a CDS encoding RraA family protein, whose amino-acid sequence MTRVDDAVLNGLAGFDSATVYNAVEKVQGVSNDDYTGPEIQYLTPEFGAVIGYAVTSEVTPLDATPANMSWSDYYDVLDETPGPMIAVMKDVDTRPKRAALFGDGMAHIHRKLGVVGAVVEGCVRDLEGIRAAGLPIWGLGTVSGHGPFNVRAVGRPLVAGQLLVQTGDLLLADVDGVVKIPLDIAEDTLRKANEIRTWERSHFDMINSPEFTYEKWKNRESQA is encoded by the coding sequence ATGACCCGTGTAGACGATGCCGTATTGAACGGTCTGGCCGGATTCGACTCGGCCACGGTTTACAACGCCGTGGAGAAAGTGCAGGGCGTTTCGAATGACGATTACACCGGACCGGAGATTCAGTACCTGACGCCTGAATTCGGCGCCGTGATCGGGTACGCCGTGACTTCCGAGGTCACCCCGCTGGACGCCACACCGGCCAATATGAGCTGGTCCGACTACTACGACGTGCTGGACGAGACGCCGGGTCCCATGATCGCGGTAATGAAGGACGTCGACACCCGTCCGAAGCGCGCCGCCCTCTTCGGCGACGGCATGGCGCATATCCACAGGAAGCTCGGCGTAGTCGGCGCCGTGGTCGAAGGCTGTGTCCGTGATCTCGAGGGCATCCGGGCAGCGGGTCTGCCTATATGGGGCCTCGGTACGGTATCCGGCCACGGCCCCTTCAACGTGCGGGCCGTAGGCCGGCCGCTTGTGGCCGGACAGTTGCTTGTGCAGACCGGCGACCTGTTGCTCGCCGACGTGGACGGCGTGGTGAAGATCCCGCTCGACATCGCGGAAGACACCCTGAGAAAGGCGAATGAGATCAGGACCTGGGAACGGTCCCACTTCGACATGATCAACAGTCCCGAATTCACCTACGAAAAATGGAAGAACCGGGAATCGCAGGCGTAA
- the hutU gene encoding urocanate hydratase encodes MEEPGIAGVSRLLDQIVKSPTGTELNCKNWLIEAAYRMIQNNLDPQVAFDPENLVVYGGRGKAARNREALEAILNALRNLEPDETLMVQSGKPVAVFRTHEDTPRVLIANSNMVPAWATQENFDAWEREGLTMYGQMTAGSWIYIGTQGILQGTYETFGALARKHGWGSLSGKLVVTAGLGEMGGAQALAITMNGGVGLLVEVDPWRARRRLELRQVDTVAENLDLALSWVDEALAAGEARSIALIGNAAEVLPELLDRGIVPDVVTDQTAAHDPLYGYIPAGLSPEEARRLRECDPDAYQERSLASMTVHVQAMLAWQRKGAVVFDYGNNLRQRAYDNGVEQAFDYPGFVPAYIRPLFCEGKGPFRWVALSGDPEDIYRTDQAILELFPEDDHLFRWITMARRHVEFQGLPARICWLGYGERARAGLRFNELVASGEVTAPIVIGRDHLDSGSVASPNRETEAMKDGSDAIADWPVLNALINTASGATWVSYHHGGGVGIGYSLHAGQVIVADGTPEAAARLERVLTNDPGMGVARHVDAGYEEALAVARSRGVKIPMMD; translated from the coding sequence ATGGAAGAACCGGGAATCGCAGGCGTAAGCCGCCTATTGGACCAGATCGTGAAATCACCAACGGGCACCGAGCTGAATTGCAAAAATTGGCTCATCGAAGCGGCCTACCGCATGATCCAGAACAACCTGGATCCGCAGGTCGCCTTCGATCCCGAAAACCTAGTCGTATACGGCGGCAGGGGCAAGGCCGCCCGGAACCGGGAAGCCCTTGAAGCCATCCTGAACGCATTGCGGAACCTAGAACCCGACGAGACCCTCATGGTGCAGTCGGGCAAGCCTGTGGCGGTGTTTCGCACCCACGAGGACACGCCGCGCGTCCTGATCGCCAATTCGAACATGGTGCCGGCCTGGGCGACGCAGGAGAATTTCGACGCCTGGGAGCGCGAGGGCCTGACGATGTACGGCCAGATGACGGCCGGCAGCTGGATCTACATCGGCACGCAGGGCATCCTGCAGGGTACTTACGAGACCTTCGGCGCGCTCGCTCGTAAACACGGTTGGGGCAGCCTGTCGGGAAAGCTCGTGGTTACGGCCGGCCTGGGCGAGATGGGCGGCGCCCAGGCGTTGGCCATCACCATGAACGGCGGCGTGGGCCTGCTGGTGGAGGTGGATCCGTGGCGCGCGCGTCGTCGCCTGGAGCTTCGCCAGGTGGACACCGTGGCGGAGAACCTCGATCTTGCGTTGAGTTGGGTGGATGAGGCGCTGGCCGCGGGCGAAGCCCGGTCGATCGCCCTGATCGGAAACGCCGCCGAGGTCCTTCCCGAACTGCTTGACCGGGGTATCGTGCCCGACGTGGTCACGGACCAGACCGCGGCTCACGATCCGCTCTACGGGTACATTCCCGCCGGGCTGTCGCCTGAAGAAGCGCGCCGGTTGCGCGAGTGCGATCCGGACGCCTACCAGGAGCGTTCCCTCGCTTCCATGACCGTCCATGTCCAGGCCATGCTCGCGTGGCAGCGGAAGGGCGCTGTGGTCTTCGACTACGGCAACAACCTGCGGCAGCGGGCCTATGACAACGGGGTGGAGCAGGCCTTCGACTATCCCGGTTTCGTCCCGGCCTACATCCGTCCCCTGTTCTGCGAAGGCAAGGGTCCCTTCCGCTGGGTCGCCCTCTCGGGAGATCCCGAGGACATCTACCGGACGGACCAGGCCATTCTCGAGCTGTTTCCGGAGGACGATCACCTGTTCCGCTGGATCACCATGGCCCGGCGGCACGTGGAATTCCAGGGGCTTCCGGCCCGAATCTGCTGGCTGGGATACGGAGAAAGAGCCCGGGCGGGACTGAGATTCAACGAGCTGGTCGCTTCGGGCGAGGTCACCGCGCCCATCGTCATCGGTCGCGACCACCTCGACAGCGGTTCCGTTGCCAGCCCGAACCGCGAGACCGAGGCCATGAAGGACGGATCGGACGCCATCGCGGACTGGCCCGTACTGAACGCATTGATCAACACGGCGAGCGGCGCGACCTGGGTGAGCTACCACCACGGCGGCGGCGTGGGCATCGGATACAGCCTCCACGCCGGGCAGGTCATCGTCGCCGACGGCACGCCCGAGGCAGCCGCGCGCCTGGAGCGCGTGCTCACCAACGACCCGGGGATGGGCGTGGCCCGGCACGTGGACGCCGGCTACGAAGAAGCGCTGGCCGTGGCGAGATCCCGCGGCGTCAAGATCCCCATGATGGACTGA
- the hutH gene encoding histidine ammonia-lyase, producing MADSRAPEALTDPQAHTDPLALTGHDLTIDDVVAVSRGRTVAIHPDALPRMERSREVVDRLVAEGRIAYGITTGFGRFKDKLISADQVAELQLNLIRSHAAGAGPELDEETVRAMLVIRANTLAMGYSGIRTEVVQLMADMLNAGVHPCIPGRGSLGASGDLATLAHMSLVLIGEGEAMYRSRRLDGASALREAGLRPVTLGAKEGLALTNGTTLMAGLGALLVHRATHLALTADIAAAMTLEALAGTDRAYDARVHAIRPHPRQIACAGFLRDILNGSRLLRSDNPGNVQDPYTLRCVPQVHGTVRDTIDYARWVVGIELNAANDNPLVFASDDPADAEVISAGNFHGEPIAVAMDSMKLALADMGNMSERRSARLVDADSNEGILPMFLTDHGGLESGLMLAQYTAAALASENKVLAHPASADSIPSGANTEDHVSMGAASVHHTLQVVENVETIVAIELIAAAQAIDFRCREPGITPEALGAGTDLAYRLIRRHVPFLDRDVPLSPLFETIRELVAKGDVVAAVGEKVEIPGPTLD from the coding sequence ATGGCTGATTCCCGGGCCCCCGAGGCCCTCACGGATCCCCAGGCCCACACGGACCCCCTGGCCCTCACCGGCCACGATCTCACCATAGACGACGTGGTCGCCGTCTCGCGGGGCCGAACCGTCGCCATACACCCAGATGCCCTTCCCCGCATGGAACGGTCCCGGGAGGTCGTGGACCGGCTGGTCGCGGAAGGACGGATCGCCTACGGCATCACCACGGGGTTCGGTCGGTTCAAGGACAAGCTGATCTCGGCGGACCAGGTCGCCGAACTGCAGTTGAACCTGATCAGGAGTCACGCGGCGGGAGCCGGACCGGAACTGGACGAGGAGACCGTGCGGGCCATGCTGGTCATCCGGGCAAATACGCTCGCCATGGGCTATTCGGGGATTCGCACTGAAGTCGTACAACTGATGGCGGACATGTTGAACGCGGGCGTGCATCCCTGCATTCCCGGACGAGGTTCTCTCGGCGCAAGCGGGGACCTGGCGACCCTGGCGCACATGTCCCTGGTGCTCATCGGCGAAGGCGAAGCCATGTACCGGTCCCGTCGGCTCGACGGCGCATCCGCGCTGCGGGAGGCCGGCCTCCGGCCCGTAACCCTGGGTGCCAAGGAAGGCCTGGCGCTGACGAACGGCACCACGCTCATGGCCGGACTCGGCGCCTTGCTGGTCCACCGGGCGACCCATCTCGCCCTTACGGCGGACATCGCCGCTGCCATGACCCTGGAGGCGCTGGCAGGCACCGACCGCGCCTACGACGCGCGGGTGCACGCCATACGGCCCCACCCCCGGCAGATCGCCTGCGCGGGCTTCCTGCGGGACATCCTGAACGGCAGCCGGCTGCTGCGTTCCGACAATCCGGGCAACGTCCAGGATCCCTATACCCTGCGCTGCGTCCCCCAGGTACACGGCACGGTCCGGGACACGATCGACTACGCCCGGTGGGTGGTGGGCATCGAACTGAACGCCGCGAACGACAATCCGCTGGTCTTCGCCAGCGACGATCCCGCCGACGCGGAAGTCATCAGCGCGGGCAATTTCCACGGCGAACCCATCGCCGTCGCCATGGACAGCATGAAACTGGCGCTCGCGGACATGGGCAACATGAGCGAGCGGCGCTCGGCGCGGCTGGTGGATGCCGATTCCAACGAGGGCATTTTGCCCATGTTCTTAACGGACCACGGCGGACTGGAAAGTGGCCTGATGCTCGCCCAGTACACGGCGGCGGCCCTGGCGTCGGAGAACAAGGTGCTGGCCCATCCGGCCAGCGCCGACTCCATTCCGAGCGGCGCAAACACGGAAGATCACGTAAGCATGGGCGCGGCGTCGGTGCACCACACGCTTCAGGTGGTGGAGAACGTGGAGACCATCGTCGCCATCGAGTTGATCGCCGCGGCCCAGGCCATCGATTTCAGATGCAGGGAACCCGGAATCACCCCGGAAGCGCTGGGCGCCGGTACCGACCTGGCATACCGGTTGATTCGCCGGCACGTCCCCTTCCTCGACCGCGACGTCCCGCTCTCTCCACTTTTTGAGACCATACGAGAACTTGTCGCGAAGGGCGATGTAGTCGCCGCGGTCGGAGAGAAGGTGGAGATACCCGGACCGACGTTGGACTGA